In Apis cerana isolate GH-2021 linkage group LG5, AcerK_1.0, whole genome shotgun sequence, a single genomic region encodes these proteins:
- the LOC107994476 gene encoding uncharacterized protein LOC107994476 isoform X2, whose product MAISLSTEDKLEYNFYPVASGQLQFRIKAPNDAHIALTTGPQEGEPMYEVFIGGWSNSKSVIRKNRTKPDVAEVDTPGILSADEMRGFWIRWNDGVLSIGKEGEPSAFLTYADPEPFGIGYFGVCTGWGASGEWLIEGRGSLSTKNELVYKFHNIRSGSVLIEVRAKSNAHIALTNKKGDSSPMYEIILGGWENTASVIRYDCKQPDKVRVNTPNLLNENETKKFAICWLDGRIMVRVGSLNGSVIMEWQDPTPIGVSYVGVRTGWGATGKWKLQTALYPSPTAPNYQNVNPTAPPVEGVIDIGKFCWCEASGGIIPPSAVQGGKDIDGNDLYVGRAYHEGALLPGKVKLGDTICYVAWGGEEHLKNDYQVLCDCNPVWVPTTGNNIPHNAIPGGETEDGEPLYVGRVQHEGSITIGKVQPSHSVCYIPYGGVEIAYPEYEIMVQRD is encoded by the exons cactTTCCACAGaagataaattagaatataatttttatcctgTTGCGAGTGGACAACTTCAATTCCGGATAAAAGCCCCAAATGATGCTCATATCGCTCTTACCACGGGCCCTCAAGAGGGAGAACCTATGTATGAA gTCTTCATTGGTGGTTGGAGCAATAGCAAATCCGTAATCCGTAAAAATAGAACAAAGCCTGATGTTGCTGAGGTAGATACACCTGGCATTCTTAGTGCAGATGAAATGCGTGGATTTTGGATAAG aTGGAATGATGGTGTTCTATCAATAGGTAAAGAAGGTGAACCAAGTGCATTCCTCACGTATGCCGATCCAGAACCATTCGGAATTGGTTACTTTGGAGTATGCACTGGTTGGGGTGCTTCTGGTGAATGGTTAATCGaag GACGTGGCTCCTTGTCAACAAAGAATGAATTAGTCTACAAGTTTCATAATATAAGGAGTGGCTCGGTTCTTATTGAAGTGAGAGCTAAAAGTAACGCGCACATTGCTCTGACCAACAAAAAAGGCGACTCAAGTCCTATGTATGAAATCATCCTTGGAGGCTGGGAAAATACAGCATCCGTCATCAGATATGATTGTAAACAACCTGATAAG GTGCGTGTAAATACTCCAAATCTTCTGAACGAGAACGAAACAAAGAAGTTCGCGATTTGTTGGCTTGATGGTCGCATCATGGTCAGAGTTGGTAGTCTTAATGGTTCTGTGATCATGGAATGGCAGGATCCTACACCAATTGGTGTGAGCTACGTGGGTGTGCGTACCGGTTGGGGAGCAACCGGCAAATGGAAACTTCAAACTGCACTATATCCATCCCCTACGGCTCCTAATTATCAAA ATGTAAATCCAACAGCTCCACCAGTGGAAGGAGTAATAGATATAGGAAAATTTTGTTGGTGTGAAGCATCAGGTGGAATAATTCCACCATCTGCAGTTCAAGGAGGAAAAGATATTGATGGGAATGATTTGTACGTGGGCAGAGCCTATCATGAAGGTGCTCTTCTTCCTGGCAAAGTAAAGCTAGGAGATACTATTTGTTATGTAGCTTGGGGTGGAGAAGAACATCTAAAGAATGATTATCAG GTTCTTTGTGATTGTAATCCTGTATGGGTACCAACAACTGGAAATAATATTCCTCACAATGCAATTCCTGGTGGCGAAACAGAAGATGGAGAGCCACTTTATGTCGGGCGTGTACAACATGAAGGCTCTATAACAATCGGCAAAGTGCAACCTTCGCATAGTGTGTGCTATATACCATATGGAGGTGTTGAAATTGCGTATCCTGAATATGAGATCATGGTACAGCgggattaa
- the LOC107994476 gene encoding uncharacterized protein LOC107994476 isoform X1, whose amino-acid sequence MNSDKCKMCAVFKSAFLRNHLTETFVLALIFTDFGFQLISLLKLPALSTEDKLEYNFYPVASGQLQFRIKAPNDAHIALTTGPQEGEPMYEVFIGGWSNSKSVIRKNRTKPDVAEVDTPGILSADEMRGFWIRWNDGVLSIGKEGEPSAFLTYADPEPFGIGYFGVCTGWGASGEWLIEGRGSLSTKNELVYKFHNIRSGSVLIEVRAKSNAHIALTNKKGDSSPMYEIILGGWENTASVIRYDCKQPDKVRVNTPNLLNENETKKFAICWLDGRIMVRVGSLNGSVIMEWQDPTPIGVSYVGVRTGWGATGKWKLQTALYPSPTAPNYQNVNPTAPPVEGVIDIGKFCWCEASGGIIPPSAVQGGKDIDGNDLYVGRAYHEGALLPGKVKLGDTICYVAWGGEEHLKNDYQVLCDCNPVWVPTTGNNIPHNAIPGGETEDGEPLYVGRVQHEGSITIGKVQPSHSVCYIPYGGVEIAYPEYEIMVQRD is encoded by the exons cactTTCCACAGaagataaattagaatataatttttatcctgTTGCGAGTGGACAACTTCAATTCCGGATAAAAGCCCCAAATGATGCTCATATCGCTCTTACCACGGGCCCTCAAGAGGGAGAACCTATGTATGAA gTCTTCATTGGTGGTTGGAGCAATAGCAAATCCGTAATCCGTAAAAATAGAACAAAGCCTGATGTTGCTGAGGTAGATACACCTGGCATTCTTAGTGCAGATGAAATGCGTGGATTTTGGATAAG aTGGAATGATGGTGTTCTATCAATAGGTAAAGAAGGTGAACCAAGTGCATTCCTCACGTATGCCGATCCAGAACCATTCGGAATTGGTTACTTTGGAGTATGCACTGGTTGGGGTGCTTCTGGTGAATGGTTAATCGaag GACGTGGCTCCTTGTCAACAAAGAATGAATTAGTCTACAAGTTTCATAATATAAGGAGTGGCTCGGTTCTTATTGAAGTGAGAGCTAAAAGTAACGCGCACATTGCTCTGACCAACAAAAAAGGCGACTCAAGTCCTATGTATGAAATCATCCTTGGAGGCTGGGAAAATACAGCATCCGTCATCAGATATGATTGTAAACAACCTGATAAG GTGCGTGTAAATACTCCAAATCTTCTGAACGAGAACGAAACAAAGAAGTTCGCGATTTGTTGGCTTGATGGTCGCATCATGGTCAGAGTTGGTAGTCTTAATGGTTCTGTGATCATGGAATGGCAGGATCCTACACCAATTGGTGTGAGCTACGTGGGTGTGCGTACCGGTTGGGGAGCAACCGGCAAATGGAAACTTCAAACTGCACTATATCCATCCCCTACGGCTCCTAATTATCAAA ATGTAAATCCAACAGCTCCACCAGTGGAAGGAGTAATAGATATAGGAAAATTTTGTTGGTGTGAAGCATCAGGTGGAATAATTCCACCATCTGCAGTTCAAGGAGGAAAAGATATTGATGGGAATGATTTGTACGTGGGCAGAGCCTATCATGAAGGTGCTCTTCTTCCTGGCAAAGTAAAGCTAGGAGATACTATTTGTTATGTAGCTTGGGGTGGAGAAGAACATCTAAAGAATGATTATCAG GTTCTTTGTGATTGTAATCCTGTATGGGTACCAACAACTGGAAATAATATTCCTCACAATGCAATTCCTGGTGGCGAAACAGAAGATGGAGAGCCACTTTATGTCGGGCGTGTACAACATGAAGGCTCTATAACAATCGGCAAAGTGCAACCTTCGCATAGTGTGTGCTATATACCATATGGAGGTGTTGAAATTGCGTATCCTGAATATGAGATCATGGTACAGCgggattaa